The following DNA comes from Papaver somniferum cultivar HN1 chromosome 4, ASM357369v1, whole genome shotgun sequence.
GGGAGAATCCCTTTCTAACTCGAATTCCCAAATCATTGATCTCAGTTTCCGAATCAGACTTGGACTCCTTATTTGTACTTTGTTGAGAAGTACTTTTCTGATCATTagaaatccgaatcctaacaggtTTCCTAGATTTCTTTGGCTGCTCCACGGGTATGTCAGAACATTTAGACCCCCTAACACCTGACGAAGCCTTCTCTGGAGTGATTTCTTCATCTGAACTCTCCTCCCTTTGCTCATTGGATTGCTGCACAGAATCCAACCCCAACTCAGCAGACAAAACATTGAATTTATTAGGAGAAAGCACACAAGCATTCTCATTAATAGCTTTGTAGCGAGACAAATTCTCAATATTGTCCACCATAACATCACATCCCTTCCTTCCTGAAGTTTCAAAAGGAGTAGAAGAAGAGCTAGCATTAGTCTTATCAGTGAGAGAGTGATTAGTTCTAGCCAATTCACCACTCCCTACTGACTTAGCTGAGGTTCCAATTTCACCCACTGGTAACCTACTAGCTAATACTCCTTTCTCAGCTAACGCCTGCTTTGCTTTCTCTAAAGCTACAGACGCTGCATGAAAAACAGCTTCAGAAGAAGCTAGCTCATTCTCAAGCTGATTGGTTTCCTCCGCACCAATAGCATTCTCCTCTACTTCACCTGGTAACACAGCAAGAACACCATCATGTTCTGCATTTTTTGAAGCATCATGCTCCGCATCTTTTGAAGCATTATCACCACCAGGAAAGTTCTCAGCATTCTTTCCTTTACGCTGCCTCCTATTCCTAGCAGTTTGCCAGCCTTTGGAAGAATCTCCCTTTGTTGTAGTATCAACCTTTGAAGAGTTATCATCACCTTTAGTTTGCCTCCTACACTCATCATCATTGTGCCCAAtaatgcagcacttcatacagaattttgGAGCCCGTGGAATCTCCAAATATTGCCAGAAAGTACGTCCCCCAGCTGTAATCTTGATTCTACTAGGAATGTGCTTCGCAAAATCCACATCCACCAAAACTGAGGCAAAGTTACCGTACTCTAGATTAAGAGTTCTCTGATCAACTACAATGGGAGTGCCTAATACCTTccccatagataacaagttcttctctgtccatagttctgcatggagacctggaaagtgaacccatacgtttgcatgggaagttttttgacgtttaggatcaaaacctgggtaccaatccatcaGTTTGAGCTCATGTTGATTTACATACCATTTAGTGCATCGAATCCTCTCTTTTGTTTCAGCATCATGTAACATAACCACGAAAAATCCTTTACTCATAGTCATAAACCTTGCTGAGCTAGGGTTTATCTGCCATTGATTAACCAAGCTGGATTTCACTTCCACAAACTTCAATCCCGTGAAGTTCAGACGTGCAATAAAACTATGCTCAAAGGGTTTACATCCTTCTTGATAAAAATCAGCTGGAATAATAAGAGAAggctctccatcaatcagagtagggtTTGGCAAGCTATTAATATCAACACACGTAGGCTGCAAAGTCTGTTTTCCTTTTACTTTCTCCGCAAAAGATTGTTGCTGGGAAATAACCCTAGAAGAAGTTACTTGTGTTTCCTCAACCATGATGATCAGATTGAAAAAACGttaagaaaacttgaaaaaaaaaacaaaaccctagagAAATCGCCAGACTTTCTCTTTCCTCATGTttccaacatttttatgaaccccCTTCAttgttgtagggatttgttattaaactcaagcttttcaaagctttttggaatcttcttgtgctttttagagtttctcagacctctttcagggctctttagtgtttttagggtttttaggaaacatccaaagataatcttcattattgtcgggaattttgttagtatcattcattataaagaattaagttactttcagttggctttaacgaatcccctggctagaagatactattgctgcgaaatataattaacttaaagctttttcagatcctttttagaatttttcagagctctttagatttttcagagctctttagaaattttagggatttttagagttttcagggttttttggaGTTtccaacgctttttagagaacattcaaagttgatcttcactattgtagggatttgttattatcattctttgacaaatatcctagcttgtagatcccagtgctacgaagtattattaaatttaagcatttcaaagcttattggagttttcctgagctttttagagtttctcatagctctttcagggctctttagtgtttttagggttttttaaaaacatcctaagataatcttcattattgtagggaattttcttagtatcattctttataaagaattaagttagattcagttggctttaacgaatcccctggctagaagatactagtgctacgaaatataattaacttaaagctttttcagagctttttagagattttcagagctctttagatttttcagagcacttttgatattttagggatttttagagttttcaatatttttttagagttttcaagactttttagagaacattcaaagttgatcttcactgttgtagggatttgttattatcattatttaatgaatctcctagattgtagatcccagtgctacgtagtattattaaatttaagcttttcaaagcttattggagtcttcctgagctttttagagtttctcagagctcttttagggctctttagtgtttttaggtttttaggaa
Coding sequences within:
- the LOC113272813 gene encoding uncharacterized protein LOC113272813, which produces MGKVLGTPIVVDQRTLNLEYGNFASVLVDVDFAKHIPSRIKITAGGRTFWQYLEIPRAPKFCMKCCIIGHNDDECRRQTKGDDNSSKVDTTTKGDSSKGWQTARNRRQRKGKNAENFPGGDNASKDAEHDASKNAEHDGVLAVLPGEVEENAIGAEETNQLENELASSEAVFHAASVALEKAKQALAEKGVLASRLPVGEIGTSAKSVGSGELARTNHSLTDKTNASSSSTPFETSGRKGCDVMVDNIENLSRYKAINENACVLSPNKFNVLSAELGLDSVQQSNEQREESSDEEITPEKASSGVRGSKCSDIPVEQPKKSRKPVRIRISNDQKSTSQQSTNKESKSDSETEINDLGIRVRKGFSPVILKRNSDRIPDASNNSKNIVS